From the genome of Gemmatimonas phototrophica, one region includes:
- a CDS encoding HAD-IB family phosphatase → MPHFRRDDMDRAGKPLFKTVIFDVDSTLADIEGIDWLAALRGPEIAAESEELTARAMAGEMPIEAVYTRRLSRIRPTAGELMMLADAYQQAMQTGAKSLIGALHGAGVQVHLLSGGLRPSIIPMALQLGVRADRVHAVSLAQDADGTYSVLDGEQPLATQQGKPRVVQQLQLRTPIAMVGDGSTDAAVRGVVDNFFAYTGVARRDNVVAVADAEADSFDALYDLLFESHPSRV, encoded by the coding sequence ATGCCTCACTTTCGCCGCGATGACATGGACCGCGCAGGCAAGCCACTCTTCAAGACGGTCATCTTCGATGTCGACTCGACGCTGGCCGACATTGAGGGCATCGATTGGCTCGCGGCATTGCGCGGGCCGGAGATTGCCGCCGAAAGCGAAGAGCTGACGGCGCGCGCCATGGCGGGCGAGATGCCCATTGAAGCCGTGTACACGCGGCGGCTCTCGCGCATTCGTCCCACGGCGGGTGAGTTGATGATGTTGGCCGATGCCTATCAGCAGGCCATGCAGACGGGCGCCAAGAGTCTCATTGGTGCGCTGCACGGCGCCGGGGTGCAGGTGCACCTGCTGAGCGGTGGGCTGCGCCCCAGCATCATTCCGATGGCGCTGCAGCTGGGGGTGCGCGCCGACCGGGTGCACGCGGTGAGTTTGGCGCAGGATGCCGATGGCACGTACAGCGTGCTGGATGGCGAACAGCCGTTGGCCACGCAGCAGGGGAAGCCGCGCGTCGTGCAGCAGTTGCAGCTGCGGACGCCCATTGCCATGGTGGGTGACGGCAGCACCGACGCCGCCGTGCGTGGCGTGGTGGACAACTTCTTTGCGTATACCGGCGTGGCGCGGCGTGACAACGTGGTGGCCGTGGCCGACGCCGAAGCCGACAGCTTTGACGCGCTGTACGACTTATTATTCGAGTCGCATCCGTCGCGCGTGTAA
- a CDS encoding FAD-binding oxidoreductase, with protein sequence MTTVVAGVPFALPTLTTDADVRLAFARDASGLEMLADAIARPTTIEEVAELLREATANRTHVTPAGAQSSTTGASIADHGLLLSLRNLSHIGAINTDARTITVGAGAIVADVRRAAEAAGLLFTPDPTSEEESTVGGAIACNASGARSLRYGATGPHVRALTVLLANGDTLQLRRPALEKNTVGYPVAHDPVEWFVGSEGTLGVVVEAEFALYPLPAQVLGLVVPFEQEADALAFVVAARRSHLVHPRCLEFFDQGAMDIARAAEGSSSWATTATAMVYVEETGANEAQESELPLDEWLALAEAHSALAEDIRVYDSPASQQEARRMRHAVPATMNERGAARRPHGGRKVSTDWAVPYPRLAEALGVARRFADEAGIQRGIAYGHAGNGHPHQNFIAQDAAELARIEQVVYATLREVIAMGGTVAAEHGIGKLKSRWLPLQASNAQQRVMRALKNEFDPYGLLAPGNVLG encoded by the coding sequence GTGACCACTGTCGTTGCTGGCGTACCGTTCGCCCTGCCCACACTGACCACCGACGCCGATGTGCGTCTCGCCTTTGCGCGTGACGCCTCGGGGTTGGAGATGCTGGCCGACGCCATCGCGCGTCCCACCACCATCGAGGAAGTGGCCGAGTTGCTGCGCGAAGCCACCGCCAACCGCACGCACGTTACGCCGGCCGGCGCGCAAAGCAGCACCACCGGCGCGTCCATTGCCGATCACGGGTTGCTGCTGTCGCTGCGCAACCTGTCGCACATTGGGGCCATCAATACCGACGCGCGCACCATTACGGTGGGTGCCGGCGCCATTGTGGCCGATGTACGTCGCGCCGCCGAAGCAGCCGGACTGCTCTTTACCCCCGACCCCACCAGTGAAGAAGAGAGCACCGTGGGTGGGGCCATTGCCTGCAACGCCAGCGGCGCGCGTTCACTGCGCTACGGCGCCACGGGGCCGCACGTGCGCGCCCTGACGGTGTTGCTGGCCAACGGCGACACGTTGCAGCTGCGTCGCCCGGCGCTCGAAAAGAACACCGTGGGCTACCCGGTCGCGCACGATCCGGTGGAGTGGTTTGTGGGCAGCGAGGGCACGCTGGGCGTGGTGGTGGAGGCGGAGTTTGCCCTGTACCCACTCCCCGCGCAGGTGCTCGGGCTGGTGGTGCCCTTTGAGCAGGAAGCCGACGCGCTGGCCTTTGTGGTGGCCGCTCGTCGCAGCCACCTGGTGCATCCGCGCTGCCTCGAGTTTTTCGATCAGGGCGCCATGGATATTGCGCGCGCCGCCGAGGGGAGCAGCAGCTGGGCCACCACCGCCACGGCCATGGTATACGTGGAGGAAACCGGCGCCAACGAAGCGCAGGAAAGCGAACTGCCGTTGGACGAATGGCTGGCGCTGGCCGAAGCGCATAGCGCGCTGGCCGAGGACATTCGGGTGTACGACTCGCCGGCCTCGCAACAGGAGGCTCGGCGCATGCGTCACGCGGTACCCGCCACCATGAATGAGCGGGGCGCCGCCCGCCGCCCCCATGGCGGGCGCAAGGTAAGCACCGACTGGGCGGTCCCCTATCCGCGGCTGGCAGAAGCGTTGGGGGTGGCCCGCCGCTTTGCCGACGAGGCCGGGATTCAGCGGGGCATTGCCTACGGGCACGCCGGCAACGGCCACCCGCACCAGAACTTCATTGCCCAGGACGCCGCCGAACTGGCCCGTATTGAGCAGGTGGTCTATGCCACCCTGCGCGAGGTCATTGCCATGGGGGGCACCGTGGCGGCTGAACATGGCATTGGGAAGCTCAAGAGTCGCTGGCTGCCGCTGCAGGCCAGCAATGCCCAGCAACGGGTCATGCGCGCCCTCAAGAACGAGTTCGATCCGTACGGCCTGCTTGCCCCCGGCAACGTATTGGGCTAG
- the serA gene encoding phosphoglycerate dehydrogenase produces MFRVLVTDEVDQEGLALLAAEPLLQVDEVPTLPKDELLARIGDYDAIVGRSATRISADLLKAGTKLKVVGRAGVGIDNIALDVATSLGIAVINAPAGNTVAVAELFFGATIGLLRQLPRADHVMNNGGWDRNSFLGRELKGKTLGIVGLGRIGSEVAARAHAFGMTVVAFDPYIADERFTALRVRRAPSLDALLAEANILTLHVPLTDETKGMIGKRELSRLPNRSVVVNMARGGIVDEPALLAALEADQLRGAVLDVFSAEPLVADSPLRKAPNLLLLPHLGANTVEAQRNVSRDVCLAVRDALIRNDLSKSINVAGGAGEWGDLQPAMMVARRAAAVARAVLADQGMRAVRRVALRVSPDLAHGTGAILAAVAAGVLEGVIETDRLNLINARALAEARGLELSVAESSELGARAIEVALSGGMQQLAVSGVAPEGSTPRLTQIGSFHIDVNPKQTLLILTNHDVPGVIGRVGTLLGEQSVNIAEYHQARLAQGGDALAAVSVDGEVSETTRRALLELPDVITASVVHFRDE; encoded by the coding sequence ATGTTCCGCGTTCTTGTTACCGATGAAGTCGATCAGGAAGGCCTCGCGCTGCTCGCCGCTGAGCCCCTGCTGCAGGTAGACGAAGTCCCCACGCTGCCAAAGGATGAACTGCTCGCGCGCATTGGCGACTACGACGCGATCGTGGGACGCAGCGCGACCCGCATCAGCGCCGATCTCCTCAAGGCGGGCACCAAACTGAAAGTGGTGGGACGCGCCGGCGTGGGCATCGACAACATTGCGCTCGATGTAGCCACATCGCTGGGCATTGCGGTCATCAATGCGCCTGCGGGCAACACCGTGGCGGTGGCCGAGCTGTTCTTTGGCGCCACCATTGGCTTGCTGCGGCAACTTCCGCGCGCCGATCATGTGATGAACAACGGCGGCTGGGATCGCAACAGCTTCCTCGGGCGTGAGCTCAAGGGCAAGACGCTCGGCATCGTCGGACTGGGCCGCATTGGCAGTGAAGTCGCCGCCCGCGCGCACGCCTTCGGCATGACCGTGGTGGCCTTCGATCCGTACATCGCCGACGAACGCTTCACCGCGCTGCGCGTGCGACGCGCGCCGTCGCTTGACGCACTGCTCGCCGAAGCGAACATCCTCACGTTGCACGTCCCGCTCACCGACGAAACCAAAGGCATGATTGGCAAGCGCGAACTGTCGCGTCTCCCCAATCGCTCGGTGGTGGTAAACATGGCGCGTGGGGGTATTGTGGACGAACCCGCGCTGCTCGCCGCACTCGAAGCCGATCAGCTGCGTGGTGCCGTGCTCGATGTGTTCAGCGCCGAGCCGCTGGTGGCCGATTCGCCGTTGCGGAAGGCTCCCAACCTGTTGCTGCTGCCGCACCTTGGTGCCAACACCGTGGAAGCGCAGCGCAACGTGTCACGTGATGTGTGTCTCGCCGTGCGCGATGCGCTGATTCGCAATGATCTCAGCAAGAGCATCAACGTGGCTGGCGGCGCCGGTGAATGGGGCGATCTGCAGCCGGCCATGATGGTGGCCCGTCGCGCCGCGGCGGTGGCACGTGCGGTGCTGGCTGACCAGGGCATGCGCGCCGTTCGACGCGTGGCGCTGCGGGTGAGCCCCGATCTCGCGCACGGTACGGGCGCCATTCTCGCGGCCGTGGCCGCGGGAGTGCTGGAAGGCGTCATCGAAACGGACCGCCTCAACCTCATCAACGCACGGGCGCTGGCCGAAGCACGCGGGCTGGAGTTGAGTGTGGCGGAGTCGAGTGAGCTGGGGGCACGCGCCATTGAAGTGGCGTTGTCCGGTGGCATGCAGCAGTTGGCCGTCAGTGGCGTGGCACCTGAAGGCAGCACGCCGCGTCTGACGCAAATCGGGTCGTTCCACATTGACGTGAACCCCAAGCAGACGCTGCTCATTCTCACCAACCACGATGTGCCTGGTGTCATCGGGCGTGTGGGCACCTTGCTGGGCGAACAGTCGGTGAACATTGCCGAATATCACCAGGCGCGTTTGGCGCAGGGTGGTGACGCGCTGGCCGCCGTGTCGGTAGATGGTGAAGTCAGCGAGACGACGCGCCGGGCGCTGCTGGAACTGCCCGATGTGATTACCGCCAGTGTTGTGCACTTCCGCGACGAGTAA